The Haloferax marinisediminis nucleotide sequence ACGGTCGGGGTAGTTAACCGATACAAGCGTTATTGACCGACCGTTACGAGCGACCAGTGAATTTCATTCTACTCACCGACGAAGAGAGATGAGAAGAACCGCGAATCCGAGACCGATGCCAATCGACTCGATGAGGTGAACGATGATGATATCGAATCCAGCGAATTCGAAGAGCACCCCTTCGATAAACACGCCGACGGTGATGATACCGAAGCCAATCGAGGCATTACGGAGGTAGGGTGCCCGTGTCTTTTGGTATGCCTGATAGCTGTAGAACGTGATGAGGACGCCCAGTAAAAGAACGACCAACCGAACACCGACCAACACCGCAGTTATCATGTCTACCATTGGATTACCCTCACGTTACCCTGTACTCACGCCCATACAATGCGTAGAGGACACTCAACATACCGATTGCGACGATTATCGTCGCGACGGTTCCCGCATCGGAGAGTGAGAGTCCGACCACGTCGAACAGAATTCCCTCGATGACCGCGCCGAAGCTGATGAAGACGAAGCCAACTGCGACGTAGAACATCGGTTGACTGTCGTTCCTGCGGTATCCTCGATAGGCCTGATAGGCGATCAAAAATCCGAGAAGCATCGTGACGAGCTTCGCGACGACGAGTCCGACGTGCATACTATCGTTTCCTCATTTCGTCCCAGATGCGCGTGAATCGGTCAGCCGCGTCTTCGCGGAGTTCGACCCGCACGTCGAACCCGGTTTCGAGGAGCTTGACATCGACTCCTTCGAGTTGCGCTTCGTACTCACTGTAGTGATGTCCGCTCGGGTCGATGTGTGTTCGTTCGACGAGTAAATCGTGTTCCAGAAGCGTATTGACACGTCGGGAGATTGTCGAAACAGACATCCCACATTCCTCGCTGAGGGCTTTTGCAGAGAGCTGTTCGCGGCGTGTCGCTTCGAGAATTGCGCGTGCATAGTCATCGTCGAGGATGGCGAAGATCTCCCGACCGTCTCGCTCCTCGTTCACAAACCATATTTCGAGAGAGGGGTATAAAAAAGAACGGCGATTTGCTGACCCAGCAAATCGGCTTTCCGTACTATACGTTTCGGTGTCGAATCCTCATCTGTAAGGAGACCAAGACCATGTCCGAAGACAATCTCACCCGCCGGCGGATGCTTCAGCTGACTGGTAGTGCGGCAGCCATCGGACTTGCTGGCTGTGCGGGAGCACCAGCGAGTGACGGACAGAACCAGGCGCAGGCAGCCGATGAATCGCATACCGAGACCGAAGCAGCAGAGGAGAGCCACGACGATAGCGAGAGTGGACACGGTGAGGAAGAGGAGGGCCACAGTGACGAAGAAGAGGGCC carries:
- a CDS encoding DUF7521 family protein, which gives rise to MHVGLVVAKLVTMLLGFLIAYQAYRGYRRNDSQPMFYVAVGFVFISFGAVIEGILFDVVGLSLSDAGTVATIIVAIGMLSVLYALYGREYRVT
- a CDS encoding transcriptional regulator, which codes for MNEERDGREIFAILDDDYARAILEATRREQLSAKALSEECGMSVSTISRRVNTLLEHDLLVERTHIDPSGHHYSEYEAQLEGVDVKLLETGFDVRVELREDAADRFTRIWDEMRKR
- a CDS encoding DUF7521 family protein, with translation MVDMITAVLVGVRLVVLLLGVLITFYSYQAYQKTRAPYLRNASIGFGIITVGVFIEGVLFEFAGFDIIIVHLIESIGIGLGFAVLLISLRR